A single window of Syntrophotalea acetylenica DNA harbors:
- a CDS encoding anaerobic ribonucleoside-triphosphate reductase activating protein, producing MNLSLKKPPEKADLNGNQRLPGNQPAGFSRPHRFSGVCGGCNLSCPFCHNPALVKAPESLPDYPLEPLFEELKQRRSFIDGVVISGGEPTLYPGLSDLMRGIKDLGLLVKLDTNGLRPDVVAGVLEQGLADMVALDLKTSPERYGELHCAPVDGSPLRESVALLLRDSVACEFRTTCVPGLVQEADIHVLGTLLQGAGSWVLQQFVPHYCMDDGYRAIEPYPASFLEHFAELARRYVPCVMLRGV from the coding sequence GTGAATTTGTCCTTGAAAAAACCCCCGGAAAAGGCTGATCTCAATGGGAATCAAAGGCTTCCAGGGAACCAGCCTGCTGGATTTTCCCGGCCGCATCGCTTCTCTGGTGTTTGTGGGGGGTGCAATCTGAGCTGTCCCTTTTGCCACAACCCCGCTCTGGTAAAGGCACCGGAGAGTCTGCCTGACTACCCGCTGGAGCCGTTGTTTGAAGAATTGAAACAGCGGCGCTCCTTCATCGATGGCGTGGTTATCTCAGGAGGCGAGCCAACCCTGTATCCCGGATTGTCCGACCTGATGCGCGGCATCAAGGATCTGGGGCTGCTGGTCAAGCTCGACACCAACGGGTTGCGTCCCGATGTCGTCGCCGGGGTGCTGGAGCAGGGGTTGGCGGATATGGTAGCTCTGGACCTCAAGACGTCCCCCGAGCGCTACGGCGAACTGCACTGCGCACCGGTGGACGGCAGCCCATTGCGGGAGAGCGTCGCCTTGCTGTTGCGCGATTCCGTTGCTTGCGAGTTTCGCACGACCTGTGTGCCCGGCCTGGTGCAGGAGGCTGACATCCATGTCCTGGGCACCCTGCTGCAGGGTGCCGGAAGTTGGGTGCTGCAGCAGTTCGTGCCGCACTACTGCATGGACGACGGCTATCGGGCCATCGAGCCCTATCCGGCTTCTTTTCTGGAGCATTTTGCCGAACTGGCGCGCCGTTACGTTCCCTGTGTGATGTTGCGAGGCGTCTGA